The Leptolyngbya iicbica LK DNA window TTGAGAGCTTGCAGCAGCCCGACGACTTGGCCGAATCGCCTTTGCCTCCGGATTGGGAAGCCGCTCTGAACCAACAAGCTCAGCAACTCTGGGATAACGCCCCGTGGAATCATTTGGGAGATGACCAAATTCTCCAAATCGAGTTGAACCAGTGGAACCTTGGCACGCTGTACGTCTCAGTGCTGGGCATGGCGGGCTTAGAGTACGGACTGCTGATTTATCGCTCCCTCGACTCCCTAACGCAGTTTCGCAAAACGGCCACTGAGAGCAACTTGACGACGCGCCAAATGCAACAGGCGTTTCTGTCCCAAGACTGCCTGTTTCTCAATTTTGAACTGGTACGCGACGAGACCGCCGCCCCCCTATTGCCTCTGCCGTGGATGCAAACGGCACCGTCCGAAGTGATTCCTGAGTTTGGTAGTTTACACCCGCTCGAGGGCTTGCGACACACCTTAGAGCTAGAAGAAGCGGCCGCCCTGCGAGTGTGCTTAGAAGGACTCAACCGCTTCTTTAAGGCTCACGACGAAGCGCTGAGTGTTGCCGATTTTCCTGACCTCGTCAATACCTACAAACTGCGGAACCCGTTAGATAAAGCCCAGTTGACGGTCAAAATTTCCACGTGCCCCGATATTACGGCCCAACTGGCGATCGCCGAAGGGTTGGGTGAACGAGACGCGAGTCTGCCGTCCTTTGATCTGCCCCGCTTTCGGGATGACTACGTGCCCGAAGGCTCGATGGTGTTGCTGACCCGCTTGCCCAACCAAGTGCTCGATGGCGTACGGCAACCTCGGAGCGATCGGAGTCGCGGCAAATCCAACGCTAGTGAGATGATGCCGGTGGTCGCCATCCAGACATCGCGGCCCAAGGCCAAAAAGCTCGCCTCTCAGTTAGAAGCTGCCCAGGGCATCGAGGCGGTCTGTTTTAATCCCGGCAGTGATCCCATGTCTGGCGACACCTTGCAACTCGGGCTGTTACACACTGGCGATGGCGACTTTCATCTCTTTATTGAATTTTTGATGCAGGATGCCCACGACAGCGGGTTGCTCACCCAGTGGCAAAATTGGTGCGAGGCCAGTAACGGTGTTTGTGGCGTCATGATTGCGTCCGGCGTGACTGGTGCCGCCAAAGGCCGACCCGGCCCCAAAGAGACCGTCGCGTTTTTTGAAACCTGTTTGAAAACCCCCGAGGAACTGAACATTCCGCCGCTGCAAATGAGCTATGCCCTGGATTGGGAGTAGTTGGGTGTTTGGGTGTGAGAGTGGTTGGGTGTGTTGGCGGAGCCTGCCCGAAGGGCTTGGGTGTCTGGGTGTGAGGGTAGCTGGGTGGCTGAGTGGGTGAGCTTAGGCACGAAACGGTTTTGATTCTCATGGAAGGTGAGCTGAGAGATTTAACTGGAAGAAGCTCCCCTGCTCCTCCGCCCTTCTGCGCAAGCGATCCCCTTCCAGCCGCAGTGGTAATTCCCCATTCCTCCCCATAAGCTGCCGCCGACCATTAAAATACGTAAAGTTATCTTCATAAAGGACACGTCACGACGCATGCGAGTTGCGATTGTTGGGGCAGGCTTGGCTGGTTTATCCACAGCGGTGGAGTTGGCCGATGCGGGCCACGAGGTCGAAATTTTTGAGAGTCGCCCTTTTGTCGGCGGCAAAGTGGGTAGCTGGGTTGATAAGGATGGCAACCATGTCGAGATGGGGTTGCATGTCTTTTTTGGCTGCTATTACAACCTGTTTGCGCTGATGCAGCGGGTCGATGCCTTCCAGCATTTGCGCCTCAAAGAGCACACCCACACGTTCGTGAATCGTGGCGGTCAAACGGGCGAACTCGATTTTCGGTTTATCACGGGCGCGCCATTTAATGGCCTGAAGGCGTTCTTCACGACTTCGCAGCTCTCAGTGGCCGATAAGGCGATGAATGCGATCGCCCTCGGCACCAGTCCCATCGTGCGCGGCTTGGTGGATTTCGAGGGGGCGATGAGGGTGATTCGAGAGCTGGATCGCATCAGCTTTGCGGACTGGTTTCGCAAGCACGGCGGCTCGAATGGCAGTCTCAAGCGCATGTGGAATCCGATCGCCTATGCGCTCGGCTTTATCGACACCGAAAACATTTCCGCCCGCTGCATGTTGACGATCTTCATGTTCTTCGCGGCGAAAAGTGAAGCGTCGGTGCTGCGCATGTTGGAAGGCTCGCCCGACGAATTTTTGCATAAGCCGATTCTGAACTATTTGACGGAGCGGGGCGCCAAGGTCCATACGCGGCGCAGCGTGCGGGAAGTGTTGTTTGCTGACAGTGGCAACGCGACCCACGTGACGGGATTAGCGATCGCGAACGGCGATGAGACTGAAACCGTGACGGCAGATGTTTATGTTGCGGCCTGTGATGTCCCCGGCATTAAGCGGCTGCTGCCCGAGGTGTGGCGGCGCTGGCCCGAGTTCGACAATATCTACAAGCTGGATGCGGTGCCGGTTGCCACGGTTCAATTGCGCTTTGATGGCTGGGTGACGGAGCTGCAAAATCCAGCAGCGATGAAGCAAATTGATACGCCGACGGGGTTAGACAATTTGCTTTACACTCCTGATGCCGATTTCTCGTGCTTTGCCGATTTGGCGCTGACTAGCCCCACCGACTACTACCGTGAGGGCGAGGGCTCGCTGTTGCAGTGTGTGCTGACCCCTGGCGATCCGTTCATCAAGGAGAATAACGAGGCGATCGCTCAACACGTCCTCAAGCAAGTGCACGACCTCTTTCCCTCGTCCCGCGAACTCAATATGACTTGGTCGAGTGTGGTCAAGTTAGCCCAGTCGCTTTATCGCGAAGGTCCGGGCATGGACCCCTACCGGCCGAGCCAAGTCACCCCGGTCGATAACTTCTTTTTGGCGGGAAGTTATACGCAACAGGACTATATCGATAGTATGGAGGGGGCAACCCTGTCTGGGAAGCAAGCTGCCCAGGCCATTTTGGAGCGCATGAGATAACCCATGAGTGACTGGCTAGAACATAGTGTCTTGGTCGAGGTCGATGCCCCAGTGCAGCTGACATGGGAGCTCTGGTCTGACCTGGAACAGATGCCCAAATGGATGAAGTGGATCGACTCCGTCAATATTCTGGAGGAAGATCCTGACTTGTCCCGTTGGAAACTGGCCTCCGCTGGGTTTGAATTTACCTGGCTATCTCGAGTGACGAAACTAGTCCCTTATCAGCTCATTCAATGGGAAGCGGTAGATGGGCTGCCCAATCGGGGCGGGATTCGCTTTTACGATCACAAAGAAAAAAGCGCGGTGAAATTGACCGTGGCTTATTCGATCCCAAGCTTCATCGGCAAGCTGATGGATAACTTGATCATTGGCCGTCTGGTGGAAAGCACGTTGAAGGCAGACTTGAAGCGGTTTAAAAAATACGTCGATAATATTCAGCAAGGCCAATCGCCGAGTTCGTAACCCATGGAGCTTGGTCCTCAGACGCTGGTCTCAGTGCTCTCGAATTACCACAGCCAGTTAGCCAATACCTTGAGCGGTGTCTCTGACCCGGCAGCGCGACGGCAGTTGGCCCATGTGCTGTTGTGTCGCTTGGTGCTGGTTTATGACCTACAAGTCGGCGGTTTTTTAGCCGGGGGCGATCGCTGGTATTTGCACAATCAGCTAGGCCGCCAGCCGTCAGACAGTCAAAGCAGTTTTTTTCAGTCATTTTTCCAACCGCTGTGTCATCAGGGCTTGAGCTTGCCAGCGGTAGAACTGCCCAAAGCCCTGAGTCAACGCCTGGGAACTTTGCCTTATTTGGGCTGCCGCTTATTCACGCCGCATCCCCTAGAACAGCAACATCCGCAGCTCGATGTGCCCGACGAAATCATGGAGAAGCTGTTGGGGTGGCTCGCTGAGCAAACCTGGCAGCGCCAATCTCTGGAGAGTGATCCAGACCTCCCCACAACGGCCCTTGCGGACAATGCGATTACGCGGGAGGCATTGGCCCAAGCGTGGGAAGCTTTGCTAACCGTCCCCGGAGCAAAAGCCACTGCAACTTCGACTGCCCAGTTGTGCGCGATCGCTCAGCAAACGGTGGATCAACAGATTGTCCAGGCCATCGCTTTCCCGACGTCGGAGCCAGCCACAGAACTGACGGAACTCTTATCCACACTGACGGACGATCGCTGTCAGCAGCTCATTGCCACCGTTTTGCCCAACCTCTCCATGCTCGATCCGGCCTGCGGTTCTGGACGCTTTTTGCTGATGACGCTAGAACGCTTGCAAACGGTTTACCAAAGCTGCTGGGACTATGCCCAAACGTCCAGCCATCCAGCTTTGCAAGATTGGGTGCGATCGCTCCAAAATCACGACTGTCCGCCGCAGTGGTTCTGGACGCGGCAAATCATCACTCAAAGTCTCTACGGTGTGGATCTGCGGCCTGAAGCGATCGCGGTCACGCAAACCCAACTCTGGCTCCGCCTCCTGGCTACCCTCCCTGCTGAGAAGCCACTCCCCCTACTGCCCGATCTCGATTTCAACATCGTCATGGGGAATGCCCTGGTGGGCTTTATCCGGGTGGATGCGGAAAGCTTTGACCAAATCGCCCCCAAGCGATCGCCCGCTGAGGCCGAGAGCGAAACCATCTTACAAGGCAACCTCTTGCAGCCCCTGGCTGCCGCCAGTTATCGCGACACCCTGGCGGAAATCCAGATTCGCATTGAGCATTACCGCGCTCAAACCCAAGCCATGGGAGCCGAAGGCGGCATTCCCGACTATGTGCAACGGGAGTTTTTGCGCGATCGCATTGCAACCGTCAACGATGCCGCCCAGCAAAAACTCAACGACCTGCTGTTTGCCACCTGGAGTCGCCAACTCGGTATTGTCGTCAAAGAGCCCCAGGCCACTGGTCGTGCCCGTAAACGGCTACTGACTCCCGCCGATGTGGCCGCATTACACCCCCTACACTGGGGCTTTGCGTTCAACAAAATCATGGCTCAGGGCGGCTTCGACCTGATTATTACCCACCCCCCCGAGGGCACCCTCCGTCCCCAAGTCGAGGCGTTCTACTATCAGCATCAAGCACTGTTTGAGCGGGCTGACATTTCGTTGGCGGCGTTTCGACGATCGCGGCGACAAATTCTTCAGCAGCGACCCGAACTCGCGGCGCTGTGGGCCACCTACGCAGGACGCATCAACAGCCTGCGCGATTGCGT harbors:
- a CDS encoding DUF6930 domain-containing protein, translating into MYSLSPFTCARLQRLPKQPVVWEGDRRPISEGMLDAFGYDGGGSDDDADEASDCIIWVDGTEGVLRAVTIIPADTGHEAVVRTLLQAMEHPQGAMPPGRPQKLVVCDREIHFFLRGALQDLDITVDYAEVLPIIDEIFESLQQPDDLAESPLPPDWEAALNQQAQQLWDNAPWNHLGDDQILQIELNQWNLGTLYVSVLGMAGLEYGLLIYRSLDSLTQFRKTATESNLTTRQMQQAFLSQDCLFLNFELVRDETAAPLLPLPWMQTAPSEVIPEFGSLHPLEGLRHTLELEEAAALRVCLEGLNRFFKAHDEALSVADFPDLVNTYKLRNPLDKAQLTVKISTCPDITAQLAIAEGLGERDASLPSFDLPRFRDDYVPEGSMVLLTRLPNQVLDGVRQPRSDRSRGKSNASEMMPVVAIQTSRPKAKKLASQLEAAQGIEAVCFNPGSDPMSGDTLQLGLLHTGDGDFHLFIEFLMQDAHDSGLLTQWQNWCEASNGVCGVMIASGVTGAAKGRPGPKETVAFFETCLKTPEELNIPPLQMSYALDWE
- the zds gene encoding 9,9'-di-cis-zeta-carotene desaturase, which produces MRVAIVGAGLAGLSTAVELADAGHEVEIFESRPFVGGKVGSWVDKDGNHVEMGLHVFFGCYYNLFALMQRVDAFQHLRLKEHTHTFVNRGGQTGELDFRFITGAPFNGLKAFFTTSQLSVADKAMNAIALGTSPIVRGLVDFEGAMRVIRELDRISFADWFRKHGGSNGSLKRMWNPIAYALGFIDTENISARCMLTIFMFFAAKSEASVLRMLEGSPDEFLHKPILNYLTERGAKVHTRRSVREVLFADSGNATHVTGLAIANGDETETVTADVYVAACDVPGIKRLLPEVWRRWPEFDNIYKLDAVPVATVQLRFDGWVTELQNPAAMKQIDTPTGLDNLLYTPDADFSCFADLALTSPTDYYREGEGSLLQCVLTPGDPFIKENNEAIAQHVLKQVHDLFPSSRELNMTWSSVVKLAQSLYREGPGMDPYRPSQVTPVDNFFLAGSYTQQDYIDSMEGATLSGKQAAQAILERMR
- a CDS encoding SRPBCC family protein — protein: MVEVDAPVQLTWELWSDLEQMPKWMKWIDSVNILEEDPDLSRWKLASAGFEFTWLSRVTKLVPYQLIQWEAVDGLPNRGGIRFYDHKEKSAVKLTVAYSIPSFIGKLMDNLIIGRLVESTLKADLKRFKKYVDNIQQGQSPSS
- a CDS encoding DNA methyltransferase — its product is MELGPQTLVSVLSNYHSQLANTLSGVSDPAARRQLAHVLLCRLVLVYDLQVGGFLAGGDRWYLHNQLGRQPSDSQSSFFQSFFQPLCHQGLSLPAVELPKALSQRLGTLPYLGCRLFTPHPLEQQHPQLDVPDEIMEKLLGWLAEQTWQRQSLESDPDLPTTALADNAITREALAQAWEALLTVPGAKATATSTAQLCAIAQQTVDQQIVQAIAFPTSEPATELTELLSTLTDDRCQQLIATVLPNLSMLDPACGSGRFLLMTLERLQTVYQSCWDYAQTSSHPALQDWVRSLQNHDCPPQWFWTRQIITQSLYGVDLRPEAIAVTQTQLWLRLLATLPAEKPLPLLPDLDFNIVMGNALVGFIRVDAESFDQIAPKRSPAEAESETILQGNLLQPLAAASYRDTLAEIQIRIEHYRAQTQAMGAEGGIPDYVQREFLRDRIATVNDAAQQKLNDLLFATWSRQLGIVVKEPQATGRARKRLLTPADVAALHPLHWGFAFNKIMAQGGFDLIITHPPEGTLRPQVEAFYYQHQALFERADISLAAFRRSRRQILQQRPELAALWATYAGRINSLRDCVRRSLDYPDSGGVNTRRSISLKSLFRQRCAGLAKADGIVPQVL